From Triticum aestivum cultivar Chinese Spring chromosome 4A, IWGSC CS RefSeq v2.1, whole genome shotgun sequence, a single genomic window includes:
- the LOC123086550 gene encoding protein ACTIVITY OF BC1 COMPLEX KINASE 1, chloroplastic isoform X1 — MATVSSYLHSLTIVPVRTAATAGSAPQKSTRFFPAQIETRSRHTTAPARLGGLTESRTPRREFAGRRGIIAYSSFSMELCTASVSISPHRPSISTSSRPVPYTRYAGSRSCISKRTKRSSLYVINAASTNALLSSRTLPTQTNGAAAKGMPSKKPNSALEQLDIERGVCMPFRKYSPEMVRSKVLGSSGSVLSLASRGVEIIWKLGFYWSSLVYDYLVGRDEEIVPFRARQLRNLLCDLGPSFIKAGQVLANRPDIIREDYMSELCILQDDVPPFANQVAFSIIEEELGQPLEQLFSKISSETIAAASLGQVYRATLRETGEDVAIKVQRPGIEPIIFRDLFLFRTLASFLNGISLQKLGCNAELIVDEFGEKLLEELDYTLEARNIEDFIVNFKNDPTVKIPLVYNKFSGSRVLVMEWIDGIRCTDPQAIKEAGIDVEGFLTVGVSAALRQLLEFGLFHGDPHPGNVFAMRDGRIAYVDFGNVAVLSQQNKEILIDAVVHAVNEDYAEMANDFTRLGFLASGTDVSPIIPALEAIWQNSAGKGLADFNFRSVTGKFNQLVYNYPIRIPERFSLVIRSLLTQEGICFTLKPEFKFLEVAYPYIANRLLTDPNPALRERLIQVLFKDGLFQWKRLENLIVLAKENVSKMSTNPALKSNSLQTVSSQKLEKKLDLTDTIKDGARLFLIDSGIRRQLVMAFTEDSRLHVDELVDVYKLVEDQIDIPSVALEVLQDLPSVARDFMLSWSDSVLSDRQN; from the exons ATGGCCACCGTGAGCAGCTATCTACACTCTCTCACCATTGTGCCCGTCAGAACCGCTGCCACGGCTGGCTCGGCACCACAAAAGAGCACGCGCTTCTTCCCCGCCCAAATCGAAACAAGGAGCCGGCACACAACCGCCCCGGCTCGCCTCGGAGGGCTCACCGAATCCCGAACCCCACGGCGCGAGTTCGCCGGAAGACGAG GCATCATCGCTTATAGCTCTTTCAGCATGGAGCTCTGCACAGCTTCTGTATCTATTTCACCGCATCGCCCCAGTATATCAACGTCTAGCCGTCCAGTGCCATATACTCGATATGCCGGTTCAAGATCCTGTATTTCCAAAAGGACAAAGCGATCTTCACTCTATGTCATCAATGCTGCATCAACTAATGCCCTGCTCTCTTCTCGGACCCTACCCACGCAAACTAATGGTGCAGCTGCGAAAGGCATGCCCAGCAAAAAGCCCAACAGTGCACTGGAGCAACTTGATATCGAGCGTGGTGTCTGCATGCCTTTCCGAAAGTACTCCCCGGAAATG GTCAGGAGTAAAGTCTTGGGATCAAGTGGCTCTGTACTATCCCTCGCTAGTCGGGGGGTGGAGATCATTTGGAAACTAGGCTTTTATTGGTCATCTCTGGTGTATGACTACTTGGTTGGACGGGATGAAGAAATCGTTCCGTTCCGTGCCCGCCAGCTCCGCAATCTTTTATGTGATCTCGGGCCATCATTCATAAAAGCAGGACAG GTTCTAGCTAACAGGCCTGATATTATTCGTGAGGATTATATGAGCGAACTGTGTATCCTACAAGATGACGTTCCTCCATTTGCTAACCAG GTGGCCTTTTCCATAATTGAGGAGGAACTTGGCCAGCCTCTAGAACAACTATTCAGCAAAATTTCATCAGAGACAATAGCAGCTGCAAGTCTGGGCCAAGTCTACCGTGCCACACTAAGAGAAACCGGCGAGGATGTTGCTATCAAG GTTCAGAGGCCAGGGATTGAGCCAATAATATTCCGAGATCTGTTCCTTTTCCGCACGCTGGCTTCCTTTTTGAATGGGATTAGCCTTCAAAAACTAGGCTGCAATGCAGAGCTTATTGTTGATGAATTCGGTGAAAAACTTTTGGAAGAACTTGATTACACTCTT GAAGCTAGAAACATCGAGGACTTCATAGTAAATTTTAAGAATGATCCAACTGTGAAGATCCCTCTAGTATATAATAAGTTTTCAGGTTCTCGTGTTTTGGTGATGGAATGGATAGATGGAATCAGATGCACTGATCCGCAG GCTATAAAAGAAGCTGGGATTGATGTAGAAGGCTTTCTCACAGTTGGAGTGAGTGCAGCACTGCGCCAGTTGCTTGAATTTGGCCTTTTCCATGGAGATCCACATCCTGGAAATGTTTTTGCGATGCGAGATGGCCGTATTGCTTACGTCGACTTTGGCAATGTTGCCGTCCTTAGCCAG CAAAACAAAGAAATCCTGATTGATGCTGTAGTTCATGCTGTAAATGAAGACTATGCAGAAATGGCAAATGACTTCACAAGGCTTGGTTTTCTTGCTAGTGGAACAGATGTTTCCCCAATTATCCCAGCTCTGGAAGCTATTTGGCAAAACTCAGCTGGAAAAGGCTTGGCAGACTTCAATTTCAGGAGTGTGACTG GGAAGTTTAATCAGCTCGTGTACAATTACCCTATCCGCATCCCAGAAAGATTTTCTTTGGTCATTCGCTCTTTGTTGACGCAAGAAGGAATTTGCTTTACTCTCAAGCCTGAATTTAAGTTCCTTGAG GTTGCATATCCGTATATAGCAAACCGTCTTTTGACAGATCCAAATCCTGCTCTCCGTGAACGGCTGATACAG GTGTTATTCAAAGATGGATTGTTCCAGTGGAAACGACTAGAAAACCTTATAGTTCTTGCCAAGGAAAATGTGTCAAAGATGAGTACCAATCCTGCACTGAAGAGCAATAGCCT GCAAACTGTGTCGAGTCAAAAACTGGAGAAGAAACTGGATCTCACTGACACAATAAAAGATGGAGCACGGCTGTTCCTTATCGATTCTGGGATCAGGAGACAACTTGTAATGGCTTTCACTGAGGACTCCAGGTTGCACGTAGACGAG CTTGTTGATGTATACAAACTGGTGGAAGATCAGATAGATATACCTTCAGTTGCTCTTGAGGTTCTCCAAG ATTTGCCATCGGTCGCACGCGATTTCATGCTTTCGTGGAGTGATTCTGTTCTGTCAGATCGCCAAAACTAA
- the LOC123086550 gene encoding protein ACTIVITY OF BC1 COMPLEX KINASE 1, chloroplastic isoform X2: protein MELCTASVSISPHRPSISTSSRPVPYTRYAGSRSCISKRTKRSSLYVINAASTNALLSSRTLPTQTNGAAAKGMPSKKPNSALEQLDIERGVCMPFRKYSPEMVRSKVLGSSGSVLSLASRGVEIIWKLGFYWSSLVYDYLVGRDEEIVPFRARQLRNLLCDLGPSFIKAGQVLANRPDIIREDYMSELCILQDDVPPFANQVAFSIIEEELGQPLEQLFSKISSETIAAASLGQVYRATLRETGEDVAIKVQRPGIEPIIFRDLFLFRTLASFLNGISLQKLGCNAELIVDEFGEKLLEELDYTLEARNIEDFIVNFKNDPTVKIPLVYNKFSGSRVLVMEWIDGIRCTDPQAIKEAGIDVEGFLTVGVSAALRQLLEFGLFHGDPHPGNVFAMRDGRIAYVDFGNVAVLSQQNKEILIDAVVHAVNEDYAEMANDFTRLGFLASGTDVSPIIPALEAIWQNSAGKGLADFNFRSVTGKFNQLVYNYPIRIPERFSLVIRSLLTQEGICFTLKPEFKFLEVAYPYIANRLLTDPNPALRERLIQVLFKDGLFQWKRLENLIVLAKENVSKMSTNPALKSNSLQTVSSQKLEKKLDLTDTIKDGARLFLIDSGIRRQLVMAFTEDSRLHVDELVDVYKLVEDQIDIPSVALEVLQDLPSVARDFMLSWSDSVLSDRQN from the exons ATGGAGCTCTGCACAGCTTCTGTATCTATTTCACCGCATCGCCCCAGTATATCAACGTCTAGCCGTCCAGTGCCATATACTCGATATGCCGGTTCAAGATCCTGTATTTCCAAAAGGACAAAGCGATCTTCACTCTATGTCATCAATGCTGCATCAACTAATGCCCTGCTCTCTTCTCGGACCCTACCCACGCAAACTAATGGTGCAGCTGCGAAAGGCATGCCCAGCAAAAAGCCCAACAGTGCACTGGAGCAACTTGATATCGAGCGTGGTGTCTGCATGCCTTTCCGAAAGTACTCCCCGGAAATG GTCAGGAGTAAAGTCTTGGGATCAAGTGGCTCTGTACTATCCCTCGCTAGTCGGGGGGTGGAGATCATTTGGAAACTAGGCTTTTATTGGTCATCTCTGGTGTATGACTACTTGGTTGGACGGGATGAAGAAATCGTTCCGTTCCGTGCCCGCCAGCTCCGCAATCTTTTATGTGATCTCGGGCCATCATTCATAAAAGCAGGACAG GTTCTAGCTAACAGGCCTGATATTATTCGTGAGGATTATATGAGCGAACTGTGTATCCTACAAGATGACGTTCCTCCATTTGCTAACCAG GTGGCCTTTTCCATAATTGAGGAGGAACTTGGCCAGCCTCTAGAACAACTATTCAGCAAAATTTCATCAGAGACAATAGCAGCTGCAAGTCTGGGCCAAGTCTACCGTGCCACACTAAGAGAAACCGGCGAGGATGTTGCTATCAAG GTTCAGAGGCCAGGGATTGAGCCAATAATATTCCGAGATCTGTTCCTTTTCCGCACGCTGGCTTCCTTTTTGAATGGGATTAGCCTTCAAAAACTAGGCTGCAATGCAGAGCTTATTGTTGATGAATTCGGTGAAAAACTTTTGGAAGAACTTGATTACACTCTT GAAGCTAGAAACATCGAGGACTTCATAGTAAATTTTAAGAATGATCCAACTGTGAAGATCCCTCTAGTATATAATAAGTTTTCAGGTTCTCGTGTTTTGGTGATGGAATGGATAGATGGAATCAGATGCACTGATCCGCAG GCTATAAAAGAAGCTGGGATTGATGTAGAAGGCTTTCTCACAGTTGGAGTGAGTGCAGCACTGCGCCAGTTGCTTGAATTTGGCCTTTTCCATGGAGATCCACATCCTGGAAATGTTTTTGCGATGCGAGATGGCCGTATTGCTTACGTCGACTTTGGCAATGTTGCCGTCCTTAGCCAG CAAAACAAAGAAATCCTGATTGATGCTGTAGTTCATGCTGTAAATGAAGACTATGCAGAAATGGCAAATGACTTCACAAGGCTTGGTTTTCTTGCTAGTGGAACAGATGTTTCCCCAATTATCCCAGCTCTGGAAGCTATTTGGCAAAACTCAGCTGGAAAAGGCTTGGCAGACTTCAATTTCAGGAGTGTGACTG GGAAGTTTAATCAGCTCGTGTACAATTACCCTATCCGCATCCCAGAAAGATTTTCTTTGGTCATTCGCTCTTTGTTGACGCAAGAAGGAATTTGCTTTACTCTCAAGCCTGAATTTAAGTTCCTTGAG GTTGCATATCCGTATATAGCAAACCGTCTTTTGACAGATCCAAATCCTGCTCTCCGTGAACGGCTGATACAG GTGTTATTCAAAGATGGATTGTTCCAGTGGAAACGACTAGAAAACCTTATAGTTCTTGCCAAGGAAAATGTGTCAAAGATGAGTACCAATCCTGCACTGAAGAGCAATAGCCT GCAAACTGTGTCGAGTCAAAAACTGGAGAAGAAACTGGATCTCACTGACACAATAAAAGATGGAGCACGGCTGTTCCTTATCGATTCTGGGATCAGGAGACAACTTGTAATGGCTTTCACTGAGGACTCCAGGTTGCACGTAGACGAG CTTGTTGATGTATACAAACTGGTGGAAGATCAGATAGATATACCTTCAGTTGCTCTTGAGGTTCTCCAAG ATTTGCCATCGGTCGCACGCGATTTCATGCTTTCGTGGAGTGATTCTGTTCTGTCAGATCGCCAAAACTAA